In Desulfovibrio sp. X2, a single window of DNA contains:
- a CDS encoding twin-arginine translocase TatA/TatE family subunit, with translation MGGLGSGELLIILVIVVILFGANKLPEIGSGIGKAIRNFKKSTSEPDEIDVTPGKHTVDNSAKSEKTEHKNSGE, from the coding sequence ATGGGCGGACTGGGCAGCGGAGAATTGCTCATCATCCTTGTGATCGTCGTCATCCTCTTCGGGGCCAACAAGCTCCCGGAGATCGGCAGCGGCATCGGCAAGGCCATCAGGAATTTCAAGAAGTCGACCAGCGAGCCGGACGAGATCGACGTCACCCCCGGCAAACACACGGTGGACAACTCGGCGAAGTCCGAGAAGACGGAACACAAGAATTCCGGCGAATAA
- a CDS encoding HAD family hydrolase gives MFPSSSLCEAARPSLLRGLVFDCDGVLLDSRHSNVSYYNLYLSKLGLPPMNTAQEDYVHVRTVDECLRHITPERMHDRIPEARASMDYSEILPTLVMEPGLVEFLSFLRGRGVRLAVNTNRTTTMHMVIDHFGLQGFFSPVVTAGTVSHPKPHPESLYKILATWGMEKEEIAFLGDSDVDEGTAHSAGVPFWAYKNENLRADLHVSSFQSLMAALRACPDKLPA, from the coding sequence GTGTTTCCCAGTTCATCCCTTTGCGAGGCGGCCAGGCCGTCCCTGCTGCGCGGCCTGGTCTTCGACTGCGACGGCGTGCTGCTCGATTCGCGCCATTCGAACGTCAGCTACTACAATCTCTACCTGAGCAAGCTCGGCCTGCCGCCCATGAACACGGCGCAGGAGGACTACGTGCACGTCCGCACCGTGGACGAATGCCTGCGGCACATCACGCCGGAGCGCATGCACGACCGCATTCCCGAGGCGCGCGCCTCCATGGACTACAGCGAGATCCTGCCCACCCTGGTCATGGAGCCGGGGCTGGTGGAATTCCTGAGCTTTCTGCGCGGTCGCGGCGTGCGCCTGGCCGTGAACACCAACCGGACCACGACCATGCACATGGTCATCGACCACTTCGGTCTGCAGGGCTTCTTTTCGCCCGTGGTCACCGCAGGCACCGTCTCCCATCCCAAGCCTCATCCCGAGAGCCTGTACAAGATTCTCGCGACCTGGGGCATGGAGAAGGAAGAGATCGCCTTCCTCGGCGATTCCGACGTCGACGAGGGCACGGCGCATTCCGCGGGGGTCCCGTTCTGGGCGTACAAGAACGAGAACCTGCGTGCCGACCTGCACGTCTCGAGCTTCCAGAGTCTGATGGCCGCCCTGCGCGCCTGTCCGGACAAGCTTCCGGCCTGA
- a CDS encoding YggT family protein, producing MDVLGVNFVGAIARILDLVLTLYLWVVIISALLSWVNPDPYNPIVRALRNMTEPVFYRIRRWVPFVVVGGIDLSPIVVILAIQFVKWFVVASLYTFAVRM from the coding sequence ATGGACGTTCTCGGCGTGAATTTCGTGGGGGCCATAGCCCGGATTCTCGATCTGGTCCTTACCTTGTATCTCTGGGTCGTCATCATTTCCGCACTGCTGTCCTGGGTCAACCCGGACCCGTACAATCCCATCGTCCGTGCCCTGCGCAACATGACCGAGCCGGTCTTCTACCGCATCCGGCGCTGGGTTCCCTTTGTCGTCGTCGGCGGGATAGACCTCTCGCCCATCGTGGTCATCCTGGCGATCCAGTTCGTCAAATGGTTCGTCGTGGCCTCCCTCTATACCTTCGCCGTGCGCATGTAG
- a CDS encoding DivIVA domain-containing protein: protein MQHLTKIDIDNKTFSRRFRGYDKREVDAFLQEVSEVLGETADQRQRLQETVERLEGLLDEHKQREQTLRDTLMTTQKMIDQLKANARKEAQLIVDEAQGKAEEILNQAHLRLAQIHNDIVELKRQRTQFEVKLKSLLDAHQKLLELESREQEEIDSVESKLTFFKKAT, encoded by the coding sequence ATGCAGCATCTGACCAAGATCGACATCGACAACAAGACCTTTTCCCGTCGTTTCAGAGGCTACGACAAGCGCGAGGTGGACGCCTTCCTCCAGGAGGTCTCCGAGGTCCTGGGCGAGACGGCCGACCAGCGCCAGCGCCTGCAGGAGACCGTGGAGCGGCTCGAGGGGCTGCTCGACGAGCACAAGCAGCGCGAGCAGACCCTGCGCGACACCCTCATGACCACCCAGAAGATGATCGACCAGCTGAAGGCCAACGCCCGCAAGGAGGCCCAGCTGATCGTGGACGAGGCCCAGGGCAAGGCCGAGGAGATACTGAACCAGGCCCATCTGCGCCTGGCCCAGATCCACAACGACATCGTGGAGCTCAAGCGGCAGCGCACGCAGTTCGAGGTCAAGCTGAAGAGTCTGCTGGACGCGCACCAGAAGCTTCTGGAGCTCGAGAGCCGCGAGCAGGAGGAGATCGACTCCGTGGAGTCCAAGCTCACCTTCTTCAAGAAGGCGACCTAG
- a CDS encoding DUF167 domain-containing protein produces MDGDLPFYATRSAPGEFRVEIWVQPGASKSSLAGEYQGRLKIRVAAPANDNKANKALIAYFAALLGIRQSQIELASGHAARKKTLLVRAGDSLPWPQATDGGR; encoded by the coding sequence GTGGACGGCGATCTGCCGTTTTACGCGACCAGGTCGGCCCCCGGCGAGTTCCGGGTGGAGATCTGGGTGCAGCCGGGAGCGAGCAAGAGCTCCCTGGCGGGAGAGTACCAGGGGCGGCTGAAGATCAGGGTGGCCGCCCCGGCGAACGACAACAAGGCGAACAAGGCCCTGATCGCCTATTTCGCTGCATTGCTCGGCATCAGGCAGAGCCAGATCGAGCTGGCAAGCGGCCACGCAGCCCGGAAGAAAACGCTCCTCGTCCGGGCGGGCGACAGCCTGCCCTGGCCGCAGGCGACGGACGGTGGCCGATAG
- a CDS encoding DUF465 domain-containing protein, with the protein MEPQELSLIEKNLAQDAELKALWDLHLDYERRLDRLSKKPYLSPNEELELKELKKKKLAGKTKLQAVLNKYKD; encoded by the coding sequence ATGGAACCGCAAGAGCTTTCCCTGATTGAAAAGAATCTCGCCCAGGATGCGGAGCTCAAGGCGTTGTGGGACCTCCATCTCGATTACGAACGTCGTCTAGATCGGCTATCGAAGAAGCCTTACCTAAGCCCGAACGAGGAGCTGGAACTGAAGGAACTGAAGAAGAAGAAGCTTGCGGGCAAGACCAAGCTGCAAGCGGTCTTGAATAAATATAAAGACTGA
- the ilvB gene encoding biosynthetic-type acetolactate synthase large subunit has translation MELTGAQILLECLKREGVDVIFGYPGGAVIDIYDELPKHPIQHILVRHEQGAIHAADGYARASGKTGCCLVTSGPGATNTVTGIATAYMDSIPVVIITGQVPTPLIGNDAFQEVDIVGITRSCTKHNYLVKDIKDLALTIRRAFYLAHTGRPGPVLVDLPKDIMQAKIKFVWPDDEAIKMRSYNPNIKPNKRQLQKIIELVKKAQRPVIYAGGGVISSNAAEDLTWLARKLHIPVTATLMGLGCFPADDPLWLGMLGMHGTFTANKAIQDSDLILALGARFDDRVTGKIAEFAPKAKLVHIDIDPTSIQKNVAVHVPMVADMGLALAEMRAIVESDLGAFDFVSAHEPWVKTTIDWDLEHPIKYTPPKKGEAVKPQYVVEKIYELTKGKAIIATEVGQNQMWAAQFYGFQAPRTFLSSGGLGTMGYGFPAAIGAQMAFPDQLVIDIAGDGSIQMNIQELATAVCYNLPVKIIILNNGFLGMVRQWQELFYKKNYCSTCMEAQPDFVKLAEAYGAAGFRVTRSRDVEKVLKEAFAIKKTVIVDVRVAQEENVYPMVPAGKSLGEMLLV, from the coding sequence ATGGAGCTCACCGGAGCTCAGATCCTGCTGGAATGTTTGAAGCGAGAAGGAGTTGACGTCATCTTCGGCTACCCCGGCGGGGCCGTGATCGACATCTACGACGAACTTCCGAAACACCCCATCCAGCATATCCTTGTTCGGCACGAGCAGGGTGCGATCCACGCTGCGGACGGCTACGCCCGCGCCTCGGGGAAGACGGGCTGCTGCCTGGTCACCTCGGGGCCGGGCGCGACCAACACCGTCACCGGCATCGCCACCGCCTACATGGATTCCATCCCGGTGGTCATCATCACCGGGCAGGTGCCCACTCCCCTCATCGGCAACGATGCCTTCCAGGAAGTGGACATCGTCGGAATCACCCGCTCCTGTACAAAGCACAACTACCTGGTCAAGGACATCAAGGACCTCGCCTTGACCATCCGCCGCGCCTTCTACCTCGCGCATACCGGCCGTCCGGGACCGGTCCTCGTGGACCTGCCCAAGGACATCATGCAGGCGAAGATCAAGTTCGTCTGGCCTGACGACGAGGCCATCAAGATGCGCAGCTACAATCCCAACATCAAGCCCAACAAGCGGCAGCTGCAGAAGATCATCGAGTTGGTCAAGAAGGCCCAGCGGCCCGTGATCTACGCGGGCGGCGGCGTGATCTCGTCCAATGCGGCCGAGGATCTGACCTGGCTCGCGCGCAAGCTGCACATCCCGGTCACGGCCACGCTCATGGGGCTCGGCTGCTTCCCGGCGGACGATCCCCTGTGGCTCGGCATGCTCGGCATGCACGGCACCTTCACGGCCAACAAGGCCATCCAGGACTCCGACCTGATCCTGGCGCTCGGCGCGCGCTTCGACGATCGCGTCACCGGCAAGATCGCGGAGTTCGCGCCCAAGGCCAAGCTCGTGCACATCGACATCGACCCGACCTCCATCCAGAAGAACGTGGCCGTCCACGTGCCCATGGTCGCCGACATGGGGCTGGCGCTGGCCGAGATGCGCGCCATCGTCGAGTCGGACCTCGGCGCCTTCGACTTCGTCAGCGCCCACGAGCCCTGGGTCAAGACGACCATCGACTGGGACCTCGAGCATCCCATCAAGTACACGCCTCCCAAGAAGGGCGAGGCGGTCAAGCCGCAGTACGTGGTGGAGAAGATCTACGAGCTGACCAAGGGCAAGGCGATCATCGCCACGGAAGTGGGCCAGAACCAGATGTGGGCGGCCCAGTTCTACGGCTTCCAGGCGCCGCGCACCTTCCTCTCCTCGGGCGGGCTCGGGACCATGGGCTACGGGTTTCCCGCGGCCATCGGCGCCCAGATGGCCTTCCCCGACCAGTTGGTCATCGACATCGCGGGCGACGGCTCCATCCAGATGAACATCCAGGAGTTGGCCACGGCCGTCTGCTACAACCTGCCGGTGAAGATCATCATCCTGAACAACGGATTCCTCGGCATGGTCAGGCAGTGGCAGGAGCTCTTCTACAAGAAGAACTACTGTTCCACCTGCATGGAGGCCCAGCCCGACTTCGTGAAGCTCGCCGAGGCCTACGGCGCGGCCGGCTTCCGCGTGACGCGCTCGCGCGACGTGGAGAAGGTTTTGAAAGAGGCCTTCGCCATCAAGAAGACCGTCATCGTCGACGTGCGGGTGGCCCAGGAAGAAAACGTCTACCCCATGGTCCCGGCCGGAAAGTCGCTGGGCGAAATGCTCTTGGTGTAG
- the ilvN gene encoding acetolactate synthase small subunit: MEGKRHVLSILVENEPGVLSRVAGLFSGRGFNIESLNVGPTLDRGMSIMTITTFGDEQIIEQIVKQLRKLVTTIKVVDLTEHISVEREMVLLKVNAEDSRRAEILRIVDIFRCKVVDVSPEELTIEATGDRGKISAIFSMLQRFGIKEIARTGTVALKRSLQD; this comes from the coding sequence ATGGAAGGCAAACGACACGTTCTCTCCATCCTCGTCGAGAACGAGCCCGGCGTGCTTTCGCGCGTCGCGGGCCTGTTCAGCGGCAGGGGCTTCAACATCGAGTCGCTGAACGTCGGGCCGACGCTCGACCGGGGCATGTCCATCATGACCATCACCACCTTCGGCGACGAGCAGATCATCGAGCAGATCGTCAAGCAGCTTCGCAAGCTCGTGACGACCATCAAGGTGGTGGATCTGACCGAGCACATCTCCGTCGAGCGCGAGATGGTGCTCCTCAAGGTCAATGCCGAGGATTCCCGGCGTGCCGAGATACTGCGCATCGTGGACATATTCCGCTGCAAGGTCGTGGACGTGAGCCCCGAGGAACTGACCATCGAGGCCACCGGCGACAGGGGGAAGATCTCGGCCATCTTCAGCATGCTGCAGCGCTTCGGGATCAAGGAGATCGCCCGCACGGGAACCGTGGCGCTCAAGCGCAGCCTGCAGGACTAG
- the ilvC gene encoding ketol-acid reductoisomerase, translated as MKVYYEQDADLGLLKDKTVAIIGYGSQGHAHAQNLRDSGVNVIVGQRPGGPNYDLAVEHGFKPVSAAEAAKQADVIMILIQDQYQRSLYENEIKPGLSAGKALAFGHGFNVHFGQIVAPKDVDVFMIAPKGPGHMVRRTYTEGGAVPALVAVEQDASGQALQKALAYAKGIGATRSGVILTTFKEETETDLFGEQAVLCGGVSALIKAGFETLVEAGYQPEIAYFECMHEMKLIVDLFYEGGLSKMRWSISDTAEYGDYTRGPRVVTCETKKEMKRILSEIQEGEFAREFIVENMAGKPRFNAMRRMNAEHQIEKVGASLRSMMPWLKKRD; from the coding sequence ATGAAAGTCTATTACGAACAGGATGCCGATCTCGGACTGCTGAAGGACAAGACCGTGGCCATCATCGGCTACGGCAGCCAGGGACACGCCCACGCCCAGAACCTGCGCGACTCCGGCGTGAACGTCATCGTCGGACAGCGTCCGGGCGGCCCCAACTACGACCTGGCCGTGGAGCACGGCTTCAAGCCCGTGTCCGCCGCCGAGGCGGCCAAGCAGGCCGACGTGATCATGATCCTCATCCAGGATCAGTATCAGCGCAGCCTCTACGAGAACGAAATCAAGCCCGGGCTTTCCGCCGGCAAGGCCCTGGCCTTCGGCCACGGCTTCAACGTGCACTTCGGCCAGATCGTGGCCCCCAAGGACGTGGACGTCTTCATGATCGCGCCCAAGGGCCCGGGCCACATGGTGCGCCGCACATACACCGAGGGCGGCGCCGTGCCCGCCCTGGTGGCCGTGGAGCAGGACGCCTCCGGGCAGGCCCTGCAGAAGGCCCTGGCCTACGCCAAGGGCATCGGCGCCACCCGCTCCGGCGTCATCCTGACCACCTTCAAGGAAGAGACCGAGACCGATCTCTTCGGCGAGCAGGCCGTTCTCTGCGGCGGCGTCTCCGCGCTCATCAAGGCGGGCTTCGAGACCCTGGTCGAAGCCGGCTACCAGCCCGAGATCGCCTACTTCGAGTGCATGCACGAGATGAAGCTCATCGTGGACCTGTTCTACGAGGGCGGCCTCTCCAAGATGCGCTGGTCCATCTCCGACACCGCCGAGTACGGCGACTACACGCGCGGCCCGCGCGTGGTCACCTGCGAGACCAAGAAGGAGATGAAGCGCATCCTCTCCGAGATCCAGGAGGGCGAGTTCGCGCGCGAATTCATCGTCGAGAACATGGCGGGCAAGCCCAGGTTCAACGCCATGCGCCGCATGAACGCCGAGCACCAGATCGAGAAGGTCGGCGCCTCGCTGCGTTCCATGATGCCCTGGCTGAAGAAGCGCGACTAG
- a CDS encoding nitrogen regulation protein NR(II) encodes MLPLINSSYFQNLVEGFTNGVLIVNSNGEVYVANTAAAHTLGFELEECTGRTWGELLAGVHYATKLEGFMHDAAAMDRCNLPFFTPYQRPDGQTRYLNLTTTPLVEWHKMFGIMILITDVTSLQLLHQREKAILTENNQLQLERYESLHNISQAIAHQIRNPMLTIGGFAGLLLRRAGSSGEPCRPDLLEGILDASRRLEEIVNAVSHYTSLSLQDPLPTSITRLIEEARALMDEQTGAGEQKLEWDIRVEPAEVVLDVRLFMDAAREILRNALEALSPRPRGAGRIALRGSRNGQTYLLIFSDNGQGIDPAHLPYVTDPFFTTKAVGVGMGLTNVERIVREHKGTLFISSQQGKGTAVSIEMPLDLSVVNVAS; translated from the coding sequence ATGCTGCCACTCATCAACTCCTCGTATTTCCAGAATCTTGTCGAAGGATTCACCAACGGCGTCCTCATCGTCAACAGCAACGGCGAGGTCTACGTCGCCAACACCGCCGCAGCCCACACCCTGGGCTTCGAACTCGAGGAGTGCACCGGCAGGACGTGGGGCGAGCTGCTGGCAGGCGTGCACTACGCCACGAAACTGGAAGGGTTCATGCATGACGCCGCAGCCATGGACCGCTGCAACCTGCCCTTCTTCACGCCCTACCAGCGGCCGGACGGCCAGACCCGCTACCTGAACCTGACCACCACTCCCCTGGTGGAGTGGCACAAGATGTTCGGGATCATGATCCTGATCACGGACGTCACCTCCCTGCAGCTCCTGCACCAGCGGGAGAAGGCCATCCTGACCGAGAACAACCAGCTGCAGCTCGAACGCTACGAGAGCCTGCACAACATCTCCCAGGCCATCGCCCACCAGATCAGGAACCCCATGCTGACCATCGGCGGCTTCGCCGGACTCCTGCTGCGCCGCGCAGGCAGCAGCGGCGAGCCCTGCCGTCCGGACCTGCTGGAAGGCATCCTGGACGCCTCGCGCCGCCTGGAGGAGATCGTCAACGCGGTCAGCCACTACACCTCGCTCTCGCTCCAGGACCCTCTCCCCACCTCGATCACGCGGCTGATCGAGGAAGCCAGAGCACTGATGGACGAGCAGACCGGAGCCGGAGAGCAGAAGCTCGAATGGGACATCCGCGTGGAGCCTGCCGAGGTGGTACTCGACGTACGCCTCTTCATGGACGCGGCCCGGGAGATCCTGCGAAACGCCCTGGAGGCCCTTTCCCCCCGTCCCCGCGGGGCGGGCCGCATAGCCCTGCGCGGCAGCCGCAACGGCCAGACCTATCTCCTTATCTTCTCGGACAACGGCCAGGGCATCGATCCCGCCCACCTGCCCTACGTCACCGATCCCTTCTTCACTACCAAGGCCGTGGGCGTGGGCATGGGACTGACCAACGTGGAGCGCATCGTGCGCGAGCACAAGGGCACGCTGTTCATCTCCTCGCAACAGGGCAAGGGAACCGCGGTCTCCATCGAGATGCCCCTGGACCTCTCCGTCGTCAACGTTGCGTCCTGA
- a CDS encoding MarC family protein has translation MTTPFTLFIETYIKLFFLLTPFFVLSAFLSMTREMDLRARRALALRVMLAVAVAGCVLSLAGNAIFNLFGITLDAFRVGAGALLFLSAVSLVRGTRAEQTPESEGDISVVPLAIPITIGPATVGALLVMGAQLEAPLERAVELGAFVAASISVGVMLLAATAIERLVGRMGLTILSKLTGLILAALSAQIVFTGIRGLLGR, from the coding sequence ATGACGACCCCGTTCACTCTTTTCATAGAGACCTACATCAAACTTTTCTTTCTGCTCACGCCCTTTTTCGTGCTCTCGGCCTTTCTGTCCATGACGCGCGAAATGGACCTGCGCGCCCGGCGCGCGCTCGCCCTCAGGGTCATGCTGGCCGTGGCCGTGGCCGGCTGCGTGCTTTCGCTGGCGGGCAACGCCATCTTCAACCTCTTCGGCATCACCCTGGACGCCTTCCGCGTCGGCGCGGGCGCCCTGCTCTTCCTGTCCGCCGTCTCCCTGGTGCGTGGGACCAGGGCCGAACAGACGCCGGAGAGCGAGGGCGACATCAGCGTGGTTCCCCTGGCCATTCCCATCACCATCGGTCCGGCCACGGTGGGCGCGCTGCTGGTCATGGGCGCCCAGCTCGAGGCGCCCCTGGAGCGGGCCGTGGAACTCGGCGCCTTCGTCGCGGCCAGCATCTCCGTGGGCGTCATGCTGCTCGCGGCCACGGCCATCGAGCGCCTGGTCGGCCGCATGGGGCTGACCATCCTCTCCAAGCTGACCGGTCTCATCCTGGCCGCCCTCTCGGCGCAGATCGTCTTCACCGGCATACGCGGGCTGCTGGGCCGCTAG
- a CDS encoding ABC transporter substrate-binding protein produces MSRIVLIMALLLAMAVPARADTVGSPIPIGIAVAQTTNIALFGQEQVNGAKIAEEYLNANGGVNGVPVKLIFQDTGGDEAGAVNAFQNLITQGKVVAIVGPTLSQQAFAADPLAERAKVPVIAPSNTAKGIPEIGEYIGRISAPMTVVAPVSLKKALALHPGVKKVAVLFAQNDAFSTSETGVFQDAIKSLGLQIVTVQRFQTTDTDFTTQVTAVLGAEADMVVISGLAADSGNLVKQLRQFGFSGPIVGGNGLNSPNMFPVCGSLCEGILVAQAYSPEADNPVNKAFVAAFEKAYKKAPAQFSAQSFAAVQVVVEALRKVGTAAKKKVNDMDLAQVRTALNAALRQGSVMTPLGEISMNKQGEVQQKDFYVSQIHMAQDGSSGKFVLLPR; encoded by the coding sequence ATGTCCCGCATCGTATTGATCATGGCTTTGCTGCTGGCGATGGCCGTGCCCGCTCGGGCCGACACCGTGGGTTCCCCCATCCCCATCGGCATCGCCGTGGCCCAGACCACGAACATCGCCCTCTTCGGGCAGGAGCAGGTGAACGGCGCCAAGATCGCCGAGGAGTATCTGAACGCCAACGGCGGCGTGAACGGCGTTCCCGTGAAGCTCATCTTCCAGGATACCGGCGGCGACGAGGCCGGCGCGGTCAACGCTTTCCAGAACCTGATCACCCAGGGCAAGGTCGTGGCCATCGTGGGTCCGACGCTTTCCCAGCAGGCCTTTGCCGCCGACCCTCTGGCCGAGCGCGCCAAGGTTCCGGTCATCGCCCCCTCCAACACGGCCAAGGGCATCCCCGAGATCGGCGAGTACATCGGCCGCATCTCCGCCCCCATGACCGTGGTCGCGCCCGTTTCCCTGAAGAAGGCCCTGGCCCTGCACCCGGGTGTCAAGAAGGTGGCCGTGCTCTTCGCCCAGAACGACGCCTTCTCGACCTCCGAGACCGGCGTCTTCCAGGATGCCATCAAGAGCCTGGGGCTTCAGATCGTGACCGTGCAGCGCTTCCAGACCACGGACACCGACTTCACCACCCAGGTCACCGCGGTGCTCGGGGCCGAGGCCGACATGGTCGTCATCTCGGGCCTGGCCGCCGACTCCGGCAACCTGGTCAAGCAGCTGCGCCAGTTCGGCTTCTCCGGCCCCATCGTGGGCGGCAACGGGCTCAACTCGCCCAACATGTTCCCAGTCTGCGGCTCCCTGTGCGAGGGCATCCTCGTGGCCCAGGCCTACAGCCCCGAGGCCGACAACCCGGTCAACAAGGCCTTCGTGGCCGCCTTCGAGAAGGCCTACAAGAAGGCTCCGGCCCAGTTCTCGGCCCAGTCCTTCGCCGCCGTGCAGGTCGTGGTGGAAGCCCTGCGCAAGGTGGGCACCGCCGCCAAGAAGAAGGTGAACGACATGGACCTGGCCCAGGTGCGCACCGCCCTGAACGCCGCGTTGCGCCAGGGCTCGGTCATGACCCCGCTCGGCGAGATCAGCATGAACAAGCAGGGCGAGGTCCAGCAGAAGGATTTCTACGTCTCCCAGATCCATATGGCGCAAGACGGCTCCAGCGGCAAATTCGTGCTGCTTCCCCGCTAA
- a CDS encoding branched-chain amino acid ABC transporter permease gives MTLSWFVQNLLNGLSMGSVYAIFALGYTLVFSILGIINFAHGAVFTLGAYLTYILAVGHFGINGMLAGKALPFTLPFPLALLVGTVLAGLAGLLVERLAFKPLRERQADALLALVSSLGVALILVNCIQYVFGAEIYSFPQGVLGSLPAAVIFKVGGKPVIVRTVQVVLFGVSMLMLGLLVWGIHGTKSGKALLATAENPDTASLLGINVDLFIMGTFFISGLLGGLAGTLIGVSFGLAGPYFGVSYGLKGLAVIVLGGLGSIPGSVLGGLLIGLAEAFLPPDLSSFKEAVPYALLFIILLVRPQGILGGKTEQKV, from the coding sequence ATGACACTTTCCTGGTTCGTCCAGAATCTGCTCAACGGCCTGAGCATGGGCTCGGTCTATGCCATCTTCGCACTGGGCTACACACTGGTCTTCTCGATTCTCGGGATCATCAACTTCGCCCACGGCGCGGTCTTCACCCTCGGCGCGTACCTGACCTACATCCTGGCCGTGGGCCATTTCGGCATCAACGGCATGCTCGCGGGGAAGGCGCTGCCCTTCACGCTGCCCTTTCCCCTGGCGCTCCTGGTCGGAACCGTCCTGGCGGGTCTCGCGGGCCTGCTCGTCGAGCGGCTGGCCTTCAAGCCCCTGCGCGAGCGCCAGGCCGACGCCCTGCTGGCCCTGGTCTCGAGCCTGGGCGTGGCGCTCATCCTGGTCAACTGCATCCAGTACGTCTTCGGCGCGGAGATCTACTCCTTTCCCCAGGGCGTGCTCGGCTCCCTGCCCGCGGCCGTGATCTTCAAGGTCGGCGGCAAGCCGGTCATCGTGCGCACCGTTCAGGTGGTCCTCTTCGGCGTGAGCATGCTCATGCTCGGCCTGCTGGTCTGGGGCATCCACGGTACCAAGTCGGGCAAGGCGCTCCTGGCCACGGCGGAGAACCCGGACACCGCAAGCCTGCTCGGCATCAACGTGGATCTCTTCATCATGGGCACCTTCTTCATCTCCGGCCTGCTCGGCGGCCTCGCGGGCACGCTCATCGGCGTCAGCTTCGGCCTCGCCGGGCCCTATTTCGGCGTCTCCTACGGCCTGAAGGGGCTGGCGGTCATCGTGCTCGGCGGGCTCGGCTCCATTCCGGGCTCCGTGCTCGGCGGGCTGCTCATCGGCCTGGCCGAGGCCTTCCTGCCGCCGGACCTCTCCTCCTTCAAGGAGGCCGTGCCCTATGCGCTGCTCTTCATCATCCTCCTCGTCCGGCCACAGGGCATCCTTGGCGGCAAGACAGAGCAGAAGGTCTAG
- a CDS encoding branched-chain amino acid ABC transporter permease: MGTFLDLYGFLIISILQQALLGYSLYFPLMAGQLSLASIGFYSLGGYVAAIMGTHPAFTAWRAALGWCMYPVEWLFALALSVVLGVAVGFPALRLRGIYLALATIAFVQVVNVVVLNMPIAGGAVGIFGIPQAFDSRIAYFWFFGPLLLLTLVFVTRLERVGAGRDFMSIREDELAAGAMGVRTTRSKVAAFTIGCAVAGVTGAMSAPFLNTWNARQGTFDASVACLAYVLIGGSRSKWGPLLGAALLVALPEVLRPLRDSRLILNGLVLVLACVYLPRGLAGITLRRKPEGEGA, translated from the coding sequence ATGGGAACCTTTCTCGACCTCTACGGCTTTCTGATCATCTCCATCCTGCAGCAGGCGTTGCTCGGCTACTCGCTCTACTTCCCGCTCATGGCCGGGCAGCTGAGCCTGGCCTCCATCGGCTTCTATTCGCTGGGCGGCTACGTGGCCGCGATCATGGGCACGCACCCGGCCTTTACGGCGTGGCGCGCGGCGCTCGGCTGGTGCATGTACCCGGTGGAATGGCTGTTCGCCCTGGCGCTCTCCGTGGTCCTCGGCGTGGCCGTGGGCTTTCCGGCGCTCAGGCTCCGGGGCATCTACCTGGCGCTGGCCACCATCGCCTTCGTGCAGGTGGTCAACGTGGTGGTGCTGAACATGCCCATCGCGGGCGGCGCCGTGGGCATCTTCGGCATCCCGCAGGCCTTCGACAGCCGCATCGCCTACTTCTGGTTCTTCGGGCCGCTGCTCCTGCTCACCCTGGTCTTCGTGACCCGGCTCGAGCGGGTGGGCGCGGGACGCGACTTCATGTCGATCCGCGAGGACGAACTCGCGGCCGGGGCCATGGGCGTGCGCACCACGCGCAGCAAGGTGGCGGCCTTCACCATCGGCTGCGCCGTGGCGGGCGTGACCGGGGCCATGAGTGCTCCCTTCCTGAATACCTGGAACGCGCGCCAGGGCACCTTCGACGCCTCGGTGGCCTGCCTGGCCTACGTGCTCATCGGCGGCAGCCGCTCCAAGTGGGGTCCGCTGCTCGGCGCCGCGTTGCTCGTGGCCCTGCCCGAGGTGCTCAGGCCGCTGCGCGACTCGCGCCTCATCCTGAACGGCCTGGTCCTGGTGCTGGCCTGCGTCTACCTGCCGCGCGGCCTGGCCGGGATCACGCTCCGCCGCAAGCCGGAAGGGGAGGGGGCATGA